A window of Pedococcus aerophilus contains these coding sequences:
- a CDS encoding ribonuclease J gives MSRRSSGRGRRTKDALAPLPKGGLRVVPLGGLGEIGRNMTVFEHEGRLMIVDCGVLFPEEHQPGVDVILPDFSWIRDRLDTIDAIVLTHGHEDHIGGVPYLLRERSDIPVVGSKLTLAFIEAKLKEHRITPTTVEVREGDRRTFGAFDCEFIAVNHSIPDGLAVAIRTAAGLVLHTGDFKMDQFPLDGRVTDLRAFARLGEEGVDLFLSDSTNAEVPGFTISEGELSPAIDTVFRTTKGRVIVSSFASHVHRIQQVLDTAHEHGRKVAFVGRSMVRNMGIASELGYLNIPQGLVVDLKKLENLPADKIALICTGSQGEPLAALSRMARRDHPIEVTEGDTVLLASSLIPGNENAIYRVINELTRWGANVVHKGNAKVHVSGHASAGELSYCYNIIKPRNVLPVHGEWRHLRANADIAIRTGVPADKAFIAEDGSVIDLVAGKARVSGKVQAGMVYVDGGAVGGATEETLHIRRTLAEEGVLTIVCIVDPDTGKLTEDPDYMVHGLATGTIDFTDATAAIQQALFKASKDGVEDLDQIEELVRKATSNWVHRKHRRSPLIIPVIVDA, from the coding sequence ATGAGTCGCCGCAGCTCAGGACGTGGCCGCCGCACCAAGGACGCCCTCGCTCCCCTCCCGAAGGGCGGTCTGCGGGTCGTTCCCCTCGGCGGGCTCGGTGAGATCGGCCGCAACATGACGGTCTTCGAGCACGAGGGCCGCCTGATGATCGTCGACTGCGGCGTGCTTTTCCCCGAGGAGCACCAGCCCGGCGTCGACGTGATCCTGCCCGACTTCAGCTGGATCCGAGACAGGCTCGACACAATCGACGCCATCGTCCTCACCCACGGTCACGAGGACCACATCGGCGGTGTGCCCTACCTCCTGCGCGAGCGCAGCGACATCCCCGTGGTGGGCTCGAAGCTCACGCTGGCCTTCATCGAGGCCAAGCTCAAGGAGCACCGCATCACCCCCACCACGGTCGAGGTGCGCGAGGGCGACCGCCGCACCTTCGGGGCGTTCGACTGCGAGTTCATCGCCGTCAACCACTCCATCCCGGACGGCCTCGCGGTCGCCATCCGTACCGCTGCCGGCCTGGTCCTGCACACCGGTGACTTCAAGATGGACCAGTTCCCGCTCGACGGCCGGGTCACCGACCTGCGCGCGTTCGCCCGACTCGGCGAGGAGGGGGTGGACCTCTTCCTGTCCGACTCGACCAACGCCGAGGTCCCCGGCTTCACCATCTCCGAGGGCGAGCTCTCCCCCGCCATCGACACGGTCTTCCGCACCACCAAGGGCCGGGTCATCGTCTCGAGCTTCGCCAGCCACGTGCACCGCATCCAGCAGGTGCTCGACACGGCGCACGAGCACGGCCGCAAGGTCGCCTTCGTCGGCCGCTCCATGGTGCGCAACATGGGGATCGCCTCCGAGCTCGGCTACCTCAACATCCCGCAGGGCCTGGTCGTCGACCTCAAGAAGCTCGAGAACCTCCCGGCGGACAAGATCGCCCTCATCTGCACCGGGTCGCAGGGTGAGCCGCTCGCGGCGCTGTCCCGCATGGCCCGTCGCGACCACCCGATCGAGGTCACCGAGGGGGACACCGTGCTGCTCGCCAGCTCGCTGATCCCCGGCAACGAGAACGCCATCTACCGCGTCATCAACGAGCTGACCCGCTGGGGCGCGAACGTCGTCCACAAGGGCAACGCCAAGGTGCACGTCTCCGGACACGCCAGCGCCGGCGAGCTCTCCTACTGCTACAACATCATCAAGCCCCGCAACGTGCTCCCGGTGCACGGCGAATGGCGCCACCTCCGCGCCAACGCCGACATCGCGATCCGCACCGGCGTGCCCGCCGACAAGGCCTTCATCGCCGAGGACGGGTCGGTCATCGACCTCGTCGCCGGCAAGGCGCGCGTCAGCGGAAAGGTCCAGGCCGGCATGGTCTACGTCGACGGCGGTGCCGTGGGCGGTGCGACCGAGGAGACGCTGCACATCCGCCGGACGCTGGCCGAGGAGGGTGTGCTGACGATCGTCTGCATCGTCGACCCGGACACGGGCAAGCTCACGGAGGACCCCGACTACATGGTCCACGGCCTCGCCACCGGCACCATCGACTTCACCGACGCGACCGCGGCCATCCAGCAGGCGCTGTTCAAGGCGTCCAAGGACGGCGTGGAGGACCTCGACCAGATCGAGGAGCTGGTCCGCAAGGCCACCTCCAACTGGGTGCACCGCAAGCACCGCCGCAGCCCACTGATCATCCCCGTGATCGTCGACGCCTGA